In one window of Oncorhynchus gorbuscha isolate QuinsamMale2020 ecotype Even-year unplaced genomic scaffold, OgorEven_v1.0 Un_scaffold_6323, whole genome shotgun sequence DNA:
- the LOC124029426 gene encoding junctophilin-1-like produces the protein MGGMRHGYGVRQSVPYGMATVIQSPLRTSLASLRSEQSNGSVLQDHSGDTPAGGRGGFVLNFHSDGEVVTGKKKRGLFHGSLFGSLRRLHKSESKSSISSKRSSAHSDAAMSRISSSDADANSTVSLGDGELPEEDLLLEDHVDATTTETYTGEWKNDKRNGFGVSERSNGMKYEGEWLNNKRHGYGCTTFPEGNKEEGKYKNNVLVRGIRKQLIPLKNPKTKEKVDRAVEGARRAGATSRTKVEIAASR, from the coding sequence ATGGGTGGGATGAGGCATGGATATGGCGTGCGCCAGAGTGTTCCGTACGGCATGGCCACTGTGATCCAGTCCCCGCTACGTACCTCCTTGGCATCCCTGCGCTCCGAGCAGAGTAACGGCTCCGTGCTCCAGGATCACTCCGGTGACACGCCGGCCGGCGGCCGCGGCGGGTTCGTCCTCAACTTCCACTCGGACGGCGAAGTGGTCACCGGGAAGAAGAAGAGGGGTCTGTTTCACGGGTCGCTGTTCGGGAGCCTCCGTCGGCTACACAAGTCCGAATCGAAGTCGTCCATCTCCAGCAAGAGGAGTTCGGCACACAGCGACGCCGCTATGAGCCGCATCAGCTCCTCCGACGCGGACGCCAACTCCACCGTCTCCCTGGGCGACGGAGAGCTGCCGGAAGAGGACTTGCTGTTGGAGGATCACGTGGACGCCACCACCACCGAGACGTACACGGGGGAGTGGAAGAACGACAAGCGCAACGGGTTCGGCGTCAGCGAACGTTCCAACGGGATGAAGTACGAGGGGGAGTGGCTGAACAACAAGCGCCACGGTTACGGGTGCACCACCTTCCCCGAGGGGAACAAGGAAGAGGGGAAGTACAAGAATAACGTGTTGGTTCGTGGAATAAGGAAGCAGCTGATCCCGCTAAAGAACCCCAAAACCAAAGAGAAGGTGGACCGGGCCGTGGAGGGGGCGCGGAGGGCAGGGGCCACCTCCAGGACGAAAGTGGAAATAGCAGCTTCCAGGTAG